Part of the Longimicrobium sp. genome is shown below.
GTACAAGGTGCGCGTCTTCAACTGGTTCACCTACGAGTTCGCCGAGCCGATGAACTGGCAGCTGAACCCGGACGTGACCGTGCGCGAGAAGGGCGTGATGGAGAAGTGCACCTTCTGCGTGCAGCGCATCCACGAGGGTGAGCGGCGCGCGGCGGTGGAGGGGCGCCACGTGCGCGACGGCGAGATCGTGCCCGCCTGCGCCCAGGTGTGCCCGACGGAGGTCTTCACCTTCGGCAACATCCGCGACACCAACTCGGCGGTGGCCCGCGCGTCGACGTCGAATCGCGGCTTCCGCGCGCTGGAGGAGCTGAACACGCAGACGGCCATCGTCTACCTGAAGAAGGTCACGCTGCACCAGCCGCGCAACACCAGCCACGAGGCCGAGGAGCGCGCGGAGATGGGCGGTACCGAGCACACGCCGCAGGCCGGCGTCCAGCAGCCTGGAGGGCACTGAGATGGCGACCGAAACGGCGCCGACCGTGGTGAGGTCGGCCTTCCACCCCGAAGTCGCGAGCTACGAGCAGGTCAACCGCGACGCCAACCGGCTGCTGACCAAGCCGGGGAAGGGGTACCTGGCGCTGCTGGGCACGGCGATCTTCTTCGTCGGCCTGATGGTGGTGGCCGAGCTGCACAACATCTGGTTCGGCCTGGGGATGAGCGGGCTGACCAACCCGGTGGGGTGGGGCGTCTACATCACCACCTTCGTGTTCTGGGTCGGCATCGGCCACGCGGGGACGCTGATCTCCGCCATCCTGTACCTGTTCCGGGCGCCCTGGCGGCAGTCCATCTACCGCTTCGCCGAGGCGATGACGGTGTTCGCGGTGCTCACCGCCGCGCTCTTCCCCATCATCCACATCGGCCGGCCCTGGTTCTTCTACTGGCTCCTGCCGCTGCCGAGCCAGCGGCACCTGTGGCCCAACTTCCGCTCGCCGCTGCTCTGGGACGTGTTCGCGGTCACCACCTACCTGACCGTGAGCTCGGTGTTCTTCTACATCGGCCTGATCCCCGACATCGCGGCGGCGCGCGACACGGCCACGCACCCGATGCGGAAGAAGGTCTACTCCATCCTGGCCCTGGGTTGGCGGGGGACGGACCGCGAGTGGCGGCACTTCACCCGCGCGTACCTCTTCCTGGCGGCCCTGGCGACCCCGCTGGTGCTCTCGGTGCACTCGGTGGTGTCGTGGGACTTCGCGGTCTCCATCGTTCCCGGGTGGCACACCACGATCTTCGCCCCCTACTTCGTGGCCGGCGCCATCCTTTCCGGCGTGGCCATGGTGGTGACGATCATGGTGCCGGTGCACCGGATCTTCGGCCTGGGCGCCTACTTCACCGAGACGCACTACGACCGGCTGGCCAAGCTCCTCCTGCTCACCTCGTGCATCGTGGGGTACGCGTACGGGATGGAGTACTTCATGGCCTGGTACTCGGGCGAGCTGTTCGAGCGCGGGGTGTTCTGGGACCGGGTGACGGGCGACTACTGGTGGGCGGGGTGGTCGATGATCACCTTCAACGCCATCATCCCCCAGCTGCTCTGGATCCCCAGCTTCCGGCGCAACCTGAACGCGTTCTTCCTGATCGCGATGTTCGTGAACATCGGGATGTGGTGGGAGCGCTTCGTGATCATCGTGCCGTCGCTGGCCCACAGCTACGAGCCGTGGAAGTTCATGAACTACCACCTCACCTGGGTCGAGGCGTCGATCCTGATGGGGAGCTTCGGGTGGTTCTTCATGTGGTTCCTGCTCTTCCTGCGCTACCTCCCGGGCCTGTCGATCGCGGAGATCAAGGAGGTGCTGCCGCCGCCCATGCGGCACGTGCACGGCGACGAGCACGCCGCCAACGTGGACGCCAGCGGCACGCAGGTAGAGCACTATCCGACCGGCTACTACGCCTGACACCGAGCCTATGAGCAAGCTTCGCACGGGCGTGCTGGGCGTGTTCGCCCACCTGGACACCGCCACCGACGCCATCCGCCGGCTCCGGCGCGAGGGGTACGAGGTCACCACCTACGCCCCCACGCCGCGCCACGAGCTGGAAGAGGCCATGGAGACGCCGGAGAGCCCGGTCCGGATCTTCACCCTGACGGGCGCCTTCACCGGCACCGCAGCGGGCACCGCGCTGGCCACCTGGACCTCCATCGACTGGCCGCTGATCGTGGGTGGGAAGGAGATCATCTCGCTCCCCGCCTTCAGCGTGATCATGTTCGAGCTGACCATTCTGATCGGCGCGCTGTCGACGGTGGCCGGGCTGTTCCTGCTCGGCCGGCTGCCGCACATCGGCCCGCCCGAGGCGCCCATGTTCCATCCTTCGTTCACCGGCGGAAACTTCGGCGTGTTCGCGCACGCCCCGCGCGACCGCTACGACGCCGTGCAGCAGATCATGACCGACGCGGGGTCGGAGGAGGTGCTGGTTGACCACCGCTGAGCGGCTCGCCGTGGTGGCGCTGTCGACCTTCGGGCTGGCGGCGTGCACCGACTGGGCGGGCTACGACCTCGACGTGGCCAGCGGCAAGGTGCCGCAGCTGGCCAACATGCGCCGCAGCGTGATCCCCGATCCGTACGCCATGCCGCGGCTGCCGGCGCCCAACGCGGTGCCGTCGGAAAGCCCGATGGGGGTCACGCCCGCGCACTTCACCAGCGACAAGCTGGACTCCGTGGCCGCCACGCTGCGCAACCCGTACTCCGGGGGCGCGCCGGCGCCGGTGCTGGCGCGCGGGCAGGTGGTGTTCCAGAACAACTGCTACGTCTGCCACGGCCCCGAGGGCGCGGGGAACGGCCCCGTGGTGCAGCCGGCGAAGGGCGCGAACGGGCAGATGTACAGCCGCTTCCCCGGCGCGCCCGCCATCAACGGGCAGGTCACCGCGGCCAAGTCCGACGGCTACGTCTACGCGGTGGTGGCCGCCGGGCGGGGGCTGATGCCGCCCTACGGCCCGCGGCTGACCGAGGCGGACCGCTGGGCGGTGGTGGAGTACGTGCGCGCGCTGCAGGCCCGCGCGGGCCAGGCGCCGCAGCGCGCCGGTGCGGCTCCGGCCGCCCCGGCGACGGCTGCCCCGGCGGGCGCGACGCCGGCCCCGGCGCCGGCCACCGCCCCGCCGTCGACGACGCCCGCACCCGCCCCGGCGCCCGCGCCGGCGGCGCCTTGATCTAGAGAGAGACCGAAATGGCGCATAACGGAGACTTTCCCGCCCGCGTGCCCTTCCGGCGGCTGGCCGTGCCGGGCGCCGCGTGGGGCGCCATCGCCCTGCTGGTGCTGGTCGGCATCGTGGCGGCGGTGATCGGCCTGGGCGGCGACCACGAGGCCGCCGAGCGGGCCTGGCTGGCGGTGCACTTCAACTGGCTGTTCTGGTCGTCGCTGGCGACCGGGCTGGTCGTCTTCGCCATCTCGCAGCAACTCACCAACTCGCGCTGGAGCTGGTCGATCCGCCGGCTGGCCCTCGCGGGGCTGGCGTTCCTCCCCATCTCCTTCGTCCTCTTCCTCCTGAAGCTCCCCGGCCGCCCGGTCTGGTTCGAGCACTGGTGGGGGAAGGTGGACAGCGATCCCATCCTCTCCGCCAAGGCCGCGTGGCTCTCGCCCACGGGGATGCTGGCGCGCGACGTGGTGGGGCTGCTGGTGCTGTACGGGCTGATGGGGTGGTTCGGCTACCACATGCTGCGCGTGGACCTGCACGAGGCGAAGGGGCCCTCGATCTACGGCTGGTTCACCGGCGGCACCTGGCGCGGCGTGGGCGAGGAGGCGCTGCGCTCGCGCAGGATCAGCCTGCGCCTGGGCGTGGTGACGGCGCTCCTGTTCGCGCTGATCTGGGGGATGATCGGGATCGACCAGGCGATGACCATGCTGCCGCACTGGTTCAGCACCATGTTCCCGGTGACCTTCATCGTCAGCGCCTTCCACTCGGGGCTGGCGTTCACCGCCATCGCGATGGTGCTGCTGCGGCGGCAGCTGAAGCTCGAGGAGTACATCACCCCGGCGCAGTACCACGACCTGGGGAAGCTGATCTTCGCGTACGCGGTGTTCTGGATGTACGTGAACTGGTCGCAGTACGTGGTGATCTGGTACGGGCAGCTGCCGCACGAGCAGGAGTTCTTCGTCCAGCGCTTCCATCCCCAGTTCGCGGTGCTGACGGAGATCGCGGTGGGGTGCATCTTCGTCTTCCCCTTCCTGTCGCTGCTGCCGCGCGCGCCCAAGAAGGCGGGTGGGGTGCTGGCGGGGGTGAGCACGATCGTGGTGATCGGCCACTGGCTGGAGCGCTACCTGATCACCGTGCCCAGCGTGTGGACGGGCGAGCACGCGCCCTTCGGGCTGACGGAGATCGGCGTGTCGCTGGGCTTCGCGGGGCTGTTCCTGGCCTCGTACGCGTGGTTCCTGAGCACCTTCCCGGTGCTGCCGTCGCCCGCGTCGCTGGCCGCCATCCCCACGCCGACGATCACGCTCCCGGCCCGCGCGGTCGCGCAGAGCTGACGTCCGCTGGAGCGGAACGAGACGGAGGCCGGTCCCGCTGCTTCGGCGCGGGACCGGCTTCGTTTCAGCCTCACGCGGAGCCGCGGAGACGCGGAGGTGCATGGCCGTTCCCCGTGTCTCCGCGCCTCCGCGTGAGAACCGGGATGGCCGAACCCGCGCGGAGGATGTGGGTACGCAGGTTGCAACCCGGCTTGAAGTTGCGCTGCACGCAGCCCCCTGGGACACACGCATGATCCGCATGATCCACCGCACCGGCGCCCGCGCGCTCGCGCCGACCCTGCTGGCGCTGGCGCTGGCCGCGTGCGCCGGCCGCGCGCCCGTCGTCGCCATGCCCGAGCCGGCGCCCGAGAAGCCGGCCGCCATCGACCCTCTGCGCCCGCCCGTGCGCCCCGACCACCGCTACGTGGTGGTGGACGTGGAGCGCAACGAGCTGCGCTTCATGGACGGCCAGCGCGTGCTCTGGCGCGCGCCGGTGGGAACGGGGACCGGCTTCCGCCTTTCCACCCCCGGGCGCGCGTGGCAGTTCACCACGCCCACAGGCACGCGCTACGTGCAGTTCAAGCAGCTCAATCCTCCGTGGTTCCGGCCGGACTGGTGGTACCACGAGAACAAGCTCCCCGTCCCCTCCGCCGACTCGCCGGCGCGGAAGGAGGAGGGCGGGCTGGGCGCGGCGGCTGTGTTCCTGGGCGACGAGATCGCCATCCACGGCACCGACAAGCCGGAGCTGCTGGGGCGCCGGGTGAGCCACGGGTGCATCCGCCTCTCCAACGCCAACGCGCTCCGCCTCTTCCACGACGTGCAGGTGGGAACGCCGGTGGTGATCGTGGGCCAGGCCGAGGTGCTGGGCGAGCAGCCGGACAGCGTGGCCCGCTTCACCCGCGCGCGGCGGGGGACGACGACGCGCGTCTTCCGCAACCCGATGGCGCGGCTGGGGACGGCGACGCTGCTGACGCGGCTCGACCGCGCGCTGGCGCCGGCGGCGGACGACAGCACGTGGACGCTGGTCGCCAGCGCGCTGCTGGAGCGCGGGCTGACGACCGACGCGCCGGCGCTGCGCGGGCTGCTGGAGCGCGCGGGCCGCGCCGAGCCCGAGGCGCGGCGGCGCGAGTACGCCAACTTCCTCGCGGACGCCTTCGCCCGCGGCGCACTCCGGACCGTCGTCTCGCTCAACCGCATCGCCCCGGCGGCGCGGCAGCGGGCGGTGGAGGAGATCGTGGACGCGACGATGGCGCTCTACCACGGTCCCGCGGATCACCCGCTGGCGCCCTGGCCGACCCGCCGCGTCCCCGTCTCCATGCTGGGCCCCGAGGGGCAGGCGGGGTGGCGCGCGCTGCAGGACGCCGAGGCCGCGTACCGCGAGAAGGTGGGCGCCGCGCCGGCCGCCGCGGGGGCGCGGTGAGCGCGACCGGCGACGGCTCGCTGCTGGGCCGGCAGGACCTGCACTGCCACACGGTGATGTCCGACGGCCACCTGACGCTGGAGCAGGTGGTGGAGGTGGCGGAGCGTCGCGGGGTACAGGTGGGGATCGCCGACCACGTCTCCACGCGCCACGAGCTGTTCGTCCGCACGCGCGGCGAGGTGGAGCGCTACCTCGACGCGCTCGACGGGGCGCCGGTGTTCCGCTCGGCCGAGTTCTGCTGGTGCGACACCCTCTGGCGCGACCTGCCGGACGAGGTGATGCGGCGCTTCGACTACCGCATCGGCTCGAACCACGGGTTCTGGCTCCCGGACGGGTCCACCGCATCCCCCTGGTGGGAGACGCTGCCGGCGCCGTGGGACGCGGAGCCGCAGCGGCTGATGGAGATCCTGGCCGCGAATCTCTGCGACATGGTCCGCACCATGCCGATCCAGATCGCGGCGCACTCGACCTTCATCCCCGCCGCGTTCACGGAGCTGGAGCCGGACGTGCACGCGTGGTGGACCGAGGAGCGCGAGGACCGCTACGTCGAGGCGCTGCGCTGCGGCGGGGTGGCGCTGGAGATCAGCAACCGCTACCGGCTGCCGCACGACCGGCTGCTGCGCAAGGCCAAGGACGCCGGGGTCCGGTTCTCGCTGGGAAGCGACGGGCACAGCGAGCGGCAGGTGGCGGCGCTCGATTGGGCGGCCGAGACCGCCCGCCGCATCGGAATCACCGACGCGGACCTGTTCGTCCCCCAGCGCTGGGCGTGACGGTCGGGAGATCGGGCGGGCGCGACAGCAATGTCATCCTGAGGGCGCGGAGACGGGAAGCGCGGAGTGCTCCGAATCCGCCGCGCCCGAAGGATCTTGCCGACGCGGCAGGAGATCTGCGCAACGGGCGGACGTTGGTCGCGGCGCGAGTAGATCCTTCGGTCGGCGCTGGAGATCCGGGCAGGACGCGGTTTCGGTGCGGCGCCTCCCTCGGGATGACATCGATCTGGATGGAGATGGATTGCCGGGATCTCAACCCGGCTGCGGTGCGGGCGGAGGTTCGATACGGACTCGAATGAGGCGGAGGAGGGGTTGATGCGCGACGACGAGCCGCGGCCGGGCGGGATGGGAGATCCGGCGTACGGAGCAGGGGGTGAGCCCGTCCGCGGGCTGGGCGGCGAGCAGGCGAAGTTTCGCCCCGCGCCCACGGCGGGCGACCGCGAGATCTGGCCCGCCGACGACGAGGAGACGGACGAGGATCGCGTCGCGCGCGCCCGCCGCGACCCCTCCGCCATCCGCGCGGAGGACACCGAGCCGTACATCGGCCTCCAGTACGTCGCGCGGCTGTTCAAGATCGTGGCGATGGTGGTGATCGTGGCCCTCACCGCCGAGATCGTGGCGGCGCTGGTGATGGAGGGCCCCAGCGCGCTCCTGCCGCTGATCCTGGAGATCCTGCAGGGCGCGGTGCTGGCGGCGGTCCTCTGGGGCGCCAGCGACCTGACGCTGCTGTTCATCGACGTGGGCCACGACGTGCGCGCCGCCCGCGTGCTGCTGGGCCGCATGTCCGCGCGCGTGGGCGGCGGCTTCGACGCCGGCCCGGGCGCCGACCAGCGCCAGCGCCCCCGCCGCGACGCCGGCGAGGAGTACGTCGGCTAGGCTCTGGCGCACGGGCGAGCGGCGCGGCCAGAATGATGCACCCCGGGGCAGCCGCTCCGGGGTGCGCGTTTCTTCACCCTCCCCCCAGTCGGTTTTGGGGGGAGGGTCGCGCGAAGCGCGGGGAGGGGGGCCTCCGGGGCGGCGGCCGCGTGGAGGTGCGGTTTAATCACGGATGACAGATGAGATGAGCGAGACCGGGCAGGAGATCAACCCGCAGATCGAGCAGGCGAGGCAGGCGCTGGAGGGGATCGTGGTGGTCCTGTGGCAGACGCAGGACTACGTGAACATCGCCGGCACCATCCGGGCGATGAAGAACTTCGGTCTGACGCGCCTGCGCCTGGTCAGCCCCGCGCTGTGGGACCCTTATCGCATCGAGGGGATCGCGCACGACACCAAGGACATCGTGGCGTGCACGGAGATCTTCGACACGCTCGACGAGGCGCTGGCCGACTGCTCGTACGTGATCGGGATGACCGCGCGCGAGCGCCGCGCCAAGCGCGCCGTGGCCCGCCCGCGCGACCTCGCGCCCGAGCTGCTCGCGCGCGTCACGTCGCCGTCCGGCGAGGAGGCGTCGGGGCCGATCGCGCTGCTGTTCGGGCGCGAGGACAAGGGGCTGAGCAACGAGGCGCTCGACCTCTGCCACCGCACCTGCATCATCCCCACGACGGAGCACGCGTCGCTGAACCTGGCGCAGGCGGTGCTGCTGATGGCGTACGAGCTGTGGATGGCGGCCGCCGGCACCGCGCTGCCGTTCAAGCCGCCCCGCCGCGACGCGCCGCCGCCCACCGTCGAGCTGCTGCGGGTGGTGTTCGACGACATGGAGCGCGCGCTCTGGGCCATCGACTTCTTCAAGACGCGCAACAGCGAGAGCGTGATGCGCACCCTGCGCGAGCTCGTCCGCCGCGCCGACGTGGACGCGCGCGAGGCCGGCTTCCTGCGCGCCATGGCCATCGAGGTGGTGAAGTACCTGAAGCGCGCCGGCGTCTACGAGGAGCGTGGGCCGGCGGCGAAGGAGGAGGGAGTGGGGGAAGCGGCGGAGTAAGGCCGCGTCAGGCGTCTTCCTCCGTGTAGCCCGGCTCGCCGGGGAGCTTGATCTCCCAGGGATCGACGTGCTCGATCCTCTCGTTCCGCCAAAGGACCATCGGTACGCCCCCCGCGCGGTGCCGCCGGACGGCATCGCCAAACGCGAGACCGAATGCCTCGTCAATCGCCGAGCGGTCGCGGATCACCGCTTCGATGTCCTTCCCTGCGCGCTTCGCTCCCATGACGATCACCTCCTGTGCTTCCTTGCGGGCGGCGCTACTAGCGTCGCCCAGTCACCTGCTTTCAGAATCTGGCAGGCCGCATCACCCACGCCAAGTGCGACGGGAGCCAGGCGGCCGGAATTCGCTCTCGTCGCATCGTACACCATCCAATCGGTCACGGCCCACCGATACACCTCGCGGAAGTTGTCGATACTGCGATTGTACCGCCGCCGTACGTCCTCAGGCGGGACAGCATGGCCTCCGAGCCGCACCCGGGTAGTGACGCGCTCAACGGAGAACTCGGCGGAAGGCACCCACAAATAGAACAGGTGGATGGCATAGCCGTCGGCGCGGAGGCGCTCGAGGGTGCGGCGATGCGCGAGGCCGGAGAGCGTGGTCTCGAACGCGAAGTCGGCGCGTGCGCGGCGGAGCTCGTCCAGCCGCGCTAGCATGATGCGGCCGGCCTGCATCGCGGCCGAGGCGGGATCGAACCCGGCCAGCCCCTGGGCGATGACGTCCGCGTTCACGAACGTGCCGACCTCGAACGCGCCGACGAGCAGGCGCGGGGCCAGCGTGCTCTTCCCCGCGCCGTTCGGCCCGGCGAGAATCACGGCGTGCGGCTGCGGCGAGTCCGTCATCGGCTCCGGATCCGGGGGTGCGCGACGACTCACGTTAGCCCCGGATCGCGCCCGGACACAACACTGCGGACCCGAACCTGCAAGGCTGCGCCGCCGGATCGCGAGCGGAGAGGCGGATGGCGAAGCGGGCGCGCGGGGTGGGGCGGAGGTTCGTGGGGATCTCGGGGTGGACGTATCCCGGGTGGCGGCGCGTATTCTATCCCGAGGGGCTGGCGCACCGCCGGGAGCTGGAGTACGCCAGCCGGAAGATGGACTCCATCGAGATCAACGGCTCGTTCTACTCCCTCCA
Proteins encoded:
- the nrfD gene encoding NrfD/PsrC family molybdoenzyme membrane anchor subunit → MATETAPTVVRSAFHPEVASYEQVNRDANRLLTKPGKGYLALLGTAIFFVGLMVVAELHNIWFGLGMSGLTNPVGWGVYITTFVFWVGIGHAGTLISAILYLFRAPWRQSIYRFAEAMTVFAVLTAALFPIIHIGRPWFFYWLLPLPSQRHLWPNFRSPLLWDVFAVTTYLTVSSVFFYIGLIPDIAAARDTATHPMRKKVYSILALGWRGTDREWRHFTRAYLFLAALATPLVLSVHSVVSWDFAVSIVPGWHTTIFAPYFVAGAILSGVAMVVTIMVPVHRIFGLGAYFTETHYDRLAKLLLLTSCIVGYAYGMEYFMAWYSGELFERGVFWDRVTGDYWWAGWSMITFNAIIPQLLWIPSFRRNLNAFFLIAMFVNIGMWWERFVIIVPSLAHSYEPWKFMNYHLTWVEASILMGSFGWFFMWFLLFLRYLPGLSIAEIKEVLPPPMRHVHGDEHAANVDASGTQVEHYPTGYYA
- a CDS encoding DUF3341 domain-containing protein, with product MSKLRTGVLGVFAHLDTATDAIRRLRREGYEVTTYAPTPRHELEEAMETPESPVRIFTLTGAFTGTAAGTALATWTSIDWPLIVGGKEIISLPAFSVIMFELTILIGALSTVAGLFLLGRLPHIGPPEAPMFHPSFTGGNFGVFAHAPRDRYDAVQQIMTDAGSEEVLVDHR
- a CDS encoding cytochrome c, whose translation is MTTAERLAVVALSTFGLAACTDWAGYDLDVASGKVPQLANMRRSVIPDPYAMPRLPAPNAVPSESPMGVTPAHFTSDKLDSVAATLRNPYSGGAPAPVLARGQVVFQNNCYVCHGPEGAGNGPVVQPAKGANGQMYSRFPGAPAINGQVTAAKSDGYVYAVVAAGRGLMPPYGPRLTEADRWAVVEYVRALQARAGQAPQRAGAAPAAPATAAPAGATPAPAPATAPPSTTPAPAPAPAPAAP
- a CDS encoding L,D-transpeptidase, giving the protein MIRMIHRTGARALAPTLLALALAACAGRAPVVAMPEPAPEKPAAIDPLRPPVRPDHRYVVVDVERNELRFMDGQRVLWRAPVGTGTGFRLSTPGRAWQFTTPTGTRYVQFKQLNPPWFRPDWWYHENKLPVPSADSPARKEEGGLGAAAVFLGDEIAIHGTDKPELLGRRVSHGCIRLSNANALRLFHDVQVGTPVVIVGQAEVLGEQPDSVARFTRARRGTTTRVFRNPMARLGTATLLTRLDRALAPAADDSTWTLVASALLERGLTTDAPALRGLLERAGRAEPEARRREYANFLADAFARGALRTVVSLNRIAPAARQRAVEEIVDATMALYHGPADHPLAPWPTRRVPVSMLGPEGQAGWRALQDAEAAYREKVGAAPAAAGAR
- a CDS encoding TrmJ/YjtD family RNA methyltransferase — protein: MSETGQEINPQIEQARQALEGIVVVLWQTQDYVNIAGTIRAMKNFGLTRLRLVSPALWDPYRIEGIAHDTKDIVACTEIFDTLDEALADCSYVIGMTARERRAKRAVARPRDLAPELLARVTSPSGEEASGPIALLFGREDKGLSNEALDLCHRTCIIPTTEHASLNLAQAVLLMAYELWMAAAGTALPFKPPRRDAPPPTVELLRVVFDDMERALWAIDFFKTRNSESVMRTLRELVRRADVDAREAGFLRAMAIEVVKYLKRAGVYEERGPAAKEEGVGEAAE
- a CDS encoding zeta toxin family protein: MTDSPQPHAVILAGPNGAGKSTLAPRLLVGAFEVGTFVNADVIAQGLAGFDPASAAMQAGRIMLARLDELRRARADFAFETTLSGLAHRRTLERLRADGYAIHLFYLWVPSAEFSVERVTTRVRLGGHAVPPEDVRRRYNRSIDNFREVYRWAVTDWMVYDATRANSGRLAPVALGVGDAACQILKAGDWATLVAPPARKHRR